A region from the Halobacillus mangrovi genome encodes:
- the ytpR gene encoding YtpR family tRNA-binding protein translates to MDVFYNLKGIGDVLIIPVKEGDRNTIKHEQYGDVVKITDRTDGTLLGYNIFNASTYFNIPSQGKMRLTEEMLAPIKDLFSKNQLNDVLDFDLSPKFVVGYVKEKNPHENADKLNVCKVDVGEETLQIVCGAPNVDEGQHVVVAKVGATMPSGMKIKDAKLRGVPSSGMICSAKELGLPDAPKEKGILVLEDGYQAGEQFEF, encoded by the coding sequence ATGGATGTGTTTTATAATTTAAAAGGTATCGGTGATGTATTGATCATCCCTGTTAAGGAAGGCGACCGCAATACGATCAAACATGAACAGTATGGAGACGTTGTAAAGATTACTGATCGAACAGATGGCACTCTGTTAGGTTACAATATTTTCAATGCTTCGACCTATTTCAATATTCCTAGTCAAGGGAAAATGAGACTGACCGAAGAAATGCTGGCACCGATCAAAGATCTATTTTCTAAAAATCAGCTTAACGACGTGCTCGATTTTGATTTAAGTCCAAAATTTGTAGTGGGATATGTAAAAGAGAAGAATCCACATGAGAACGCAGATAAGTTAAATGTTTGTAAAGTGGACGTTGGAGAAGAAACACTTCAAATTGTTTGTGGAGCACCGAATGTCGATGAAGGCCAACACGTGGTGGTTGCGAAAGTGGGCGCTACAATGCCAAGTGGAATGAAGATTAAAGATGCAAAGCTTCGTGGGGTCCCATCCAGCGGAATGATATGCTCAGCCAAGGAGCTTGGTTTACCGGATGCTCCGAAGGAAAAAGGAATTTTAGTCCTAGAAGACGGTTATCAAGCCGGCGAGCAGTTTGAATTTTAA
- a CDS encoding DUF84 family protein, translating to MKIYVGSNNPAKIDSVKQVFSEDEVVGMDVESKVAAQPFSDEETLEGAINRARECAAMNKGNFGIGLEGGVMEIEGDLYLCNWGALVDQKENVFTASGARIPLPDEIKEELEKGKELGDVMDNYANKNEVRKNEGAIGIFTNGAVEREEMFMHVVKLLKGQWEFYQ from the coding sequence GTGAAAATTTACGTCGGTTCGAATAACCCTGCAAAAATTGATTCAGTTAAACAGGTTTTTTCTGAAGATGAAGTGGTAGGTATGGATGTTGAATCCAAAGTTGCCGCTCAGCCATTTTCAGATGAAGAAACGCTCGAAGGGGCGATAAATCGTGCCAGGGAATGTGCGGCTATGAATAAAGGGAATTTTGGGATCGGTCTAGAGGGTGGCGTTATGGAAATCGAGGGAGACCTCTATTTATGTAATTGGGGCGCCCTTGTTGATCAAAAAGAGAATGTTTTTACAGCTAGCGGCGCAAGAATTCCATTACCTGATGAGATTAAAGAAGAATTAGAAAAGGGAAAAGAACTTGGAGATGTTATGGATAATTATGCGAATAAGAATGAGGTGCGAAAGAATGAAGGTGCTATTGGCATTTTCACAAATGGGGCTGTCGAGCGTGAAGAAATGTTTATGCACGTCGTAAAGCTATTGAAAGGACAATGGGAGTTTTATCAATAA
- a CDS encoding DUF1444 domain-containing protein encodes MKMTSIKMKKKLEERLQSNEWKTTFNRDKDTFRIEWRESGDGITITLPNVISKYEARGEEALDELEDHVQEALRVMNETHHLSGKEEKIFPVIRAASFPTETEQGKKLVYADHTAETRIYYALDLGKSYQLIDESMLEKENWTKERMKEVASFNVRSLPVKMKKDTVYGNDFYFHSTQDGYDASRILNEVLLEELKAECKGELAISIPHQDVIIFADVQNPEGYDIIAQMAMKFFAEGTVPITSLSFLYENKELEPIFILAQKKPKQNRKED; translated from the coding sequence ATGAAGATGACGAGTATAAAGATGAAGAAGAAATTAGAAGAACGATTGCAAAGCAATGAATGGAAAACCACCTTTAATCGAGACAAAGATACATTTCGTATTGAGTGGCGTGAGTCAGGGGATGGTATCACCATAACTCTGCCAAACGTGATTTCTAAATATGAAGCACGAGGAGAAGAAGCGCTAGACGAATTGGAAGATCATGTTCAGGAAGCTTTGAGGGTCATGAATGAAACCCATCACCTCTCCGGAAAAGAAGAAAAGATTTTCCCAGTAATCCGTGCAGCCTCTTTCCCTACAGAAACAGAGCAAGGGAAGAAATTAGTGTATGCGGATCATACAGCGGAGACAAGGATCTATTATGCCCTCGATCTTGGAAAATCCTATCAACTGATTGATGAATCCATGCTCGAAAAGGAAAACTGGACGAAAGAACGAATGAAGGAAGTAGCAAGTTTCAACGTTCGTTCCCTGCCAGTGAAAATGAAAAAAGATACGGTATACGGCAACGATTTTTATTTCCATTCTACTCAAGATGGATATGATGCGAGCCGAATCTTGAACGAAGTACTGCTTGAAGAATTAAAGGCAGAATGCAAAGGTGAATTGGCTATCAGTATCCCTCACCAGGATGTCATCATATTTGCTGATGTCCAAAATCCCGAAGGGTACGACATCATTGCTCAAATGGCTATGAAGTTCTTTGCTGAGGGGACGGTTCCAATCACCTCTCTTTCTTTCTTATACGAAAACAAAGAGCTTGAACCTATTTTCATCCTTGCTCAGAAAAAACCCAAACAGAATCGAAAGGAAGATTAG
- a CDS encoding YtoQ family protein — MELTVYLAGQIHDDWREQLKNNAKQRDLPIHFVGPQENHERSDNIGEDIMGKQPDNVYRDDAASSVNNFRTQVLLQKSDAVIALFGEQYKQWNTAMDASSAIQLRKPLILVRPESLVHPLKELSNQANVTVETIDQALDVLSYIYE; from the coding sequence ATGGAATTAACTGTCTATCTGGCTGGTCAAATCCACGATGATTGGCGTGAACAGCTGAAAAACAATGCCAAACAACGAGATTTACCTATTCATTTTGTAGGACCACAAGAAAATCACGAAAGATCCGACAATATCGGAGAGGACATTATGGGCAAACAGCCGGACAATGTGTACCGCGATGATGCAGCGTCTAGTGTAAATAACTTTAGAACTCAAGTTCTTTTGCAAAAATCAGATGCAGTCATTGCTCTATTCGGGGAGCAATACAAACAATGGAATACCGCAATGGATGCAAGTTCAGCTATCCAGCTTCGTAAGCCCCTGATTCTGGTCAGACCTGAATCTTTAGTTCATCCATTAAAAGAATTATCCAATCAGGCAAATGTCACTGTAGAAACAATTGATCAAGCTTTGGATGTTCTAAGCTACATCTATGAATAA
- a CDS encoding M42 family metallopeptidase has translation MNVETRELFKTLTELPGAPGNEHLVRKFMRQELEKYSDEIVQDRLGGVFGLRDGKGPTVMVAGHMDEVGFMVTQITDNGMLRFQTLGGWWSQVLLAQRVQVITEEGPVVGVIGSIPPHNLTPEQRKKPMEMKNMLIDIGADDREDAKAIGIKPGQPIVPICPFTPMANDKKMLAKAWDNRYGCGLSIELLKELQNTKLPNQLYSGATVQEEVGLRGAQVAANMIDPDIFYALDASPANDMSGDKKEFGQLGKGALLRILDKSMVTHRGIRDFILDTAESHNIPYQYFISQGGTDAGRVHIANNGVPSAVVGICSRYIHTSSSIIHVDDYAAAKELLVHLVKTTDQNTVDLIKKNV, from the coding sequence ATGAATGTAGAAACGAGAGAGCTTTTTAAGACGTTAACGGAATTGCCGGGGGCCCCTGGTAACGAACATCTGGTAAGAAAATTCATGAGACAAGAGCTAGAAAAGTATTCAGATGAAATTGTTCAGGATCGACTTGGTGGCGTATTTGGGCTTCGCGACGGCAAAGGTCCAACGGTGATGGTAGCTGGTCATATGGATGAAGTAGGGTTCATGGTTACTCAAATCACCGATAACGGTATGCTCCGTTTTCAAACGTTGGGCGGATGGTGGAGCCAGGTGCTGCTTGCTCAACGTGTCCAAGTGATAACTGAGGAAGGACCTGTTGTAGGTGTCATTGGCTCCATTCCGCCTCACAATTTAACTCCTGAACAGCGCAAGAAACCGATGGAGATGAAAAATATGCTGATTGATATCGGCGCTGATGACCGTGAAGATGCTAAAGCAATTGGAATTAAACCAGGGCAGCCAATCGTTCCGATTTGTCCATTTACTCCAATGGCCAATGATAAAAAAATGCTGGCAAAAGCTTGGGATAACCGTTATGGTTGTGGACTTTCTATTGAACTTCTTAAAGAACTTCAAAATACGAAACTTCCTAACCAGCTATATTCCGGTGCAACGGTCCAAGAGGAAGTTGGATTAAGAGGAGCGCAAGTGGCTGCGAACATGATTGATCCAGATATCTTTTATGCCCTGGACGCTTCACCGGCAAATGATATGAGCGGTGATAAGAAAGAGTTTGGCCAGTTAGGAAAAGGTGCTTTATTACGTATTCTTGATAAGTCAATGGTTACTCATCGTGGCATTCGAGATTTCATTCTCGATACGGCTGAGAGTCACAATATCCCGTATCAGTACTTTATCTCCCAAGGCGGTACAGATGCAGGAAGAGTACACATTGCGAACAATGGTGTTCCATCTGCTGTGGTAGGCATTTGCTCACGTTATATCCATACTTCTTCCTCAATCATCCATGTCGATGACTATGCTGCTGCTAAAGAATTGCTTGTTCATTTAGTAAAAACAACGGATCAAAATACAGTTGATTTGATTAAAAAGAATGTATAG
- a CDS encoding PTS transporter subunit IIC — translation MKQFLERKGVRISVHTYLITALSYMALGLFSSLIIGLIMKTIGEQTSLGVVSQSLIEMGTFAMDTKIWGGAIGAAIAFGLKAPPLVIFASLFSGALGAEMGGPAGSYIAALAATEFGKIVSKQTKIDIILTPFATITIGFLVGSLIGPPIGSFMTAFGEVINWATLQQPFIMGILVAVLMGLALTAPISSLAIALMLSLEGVAAGAATVGCAAQMIGFATISYKDNGFGGFIAQGIGTSMLQIGNVVKKPLIIAPPTIAGAVLAPIATVWFTLENNAAGAGMGTSGLVGQIMTFEAMGFSWEIVGIIFILHFLAPAFISGVIAMWFRRKGWIQPGDMRIDYE, via the coding sequence ATGAAGCAATTTTTAGAGCGAAAAGGAGTTCGCATCTCTGTTCATACTTATTTGATTACGGCCCTAAGCTACATGGCTCTAGGCTTGTTTTCATCTTTAATTATTGGTTTGATTATGAAGACGATCGGAGAGCAAACAAGTTTAGGTGTTGTTTCTCAATCATTAATTGAAATGGGCACGTTTGCGATGGATACGAAAATTTGGGGAGGGGCCATTGGAGCTGCTATCGCTTTTGGTTTGAAAGCGCCGCCCCTTGTTATATTCGCATCCCTGTTCAGTGGTGCTTTAGGAGCTGAAATGGGTGGGCCTGCTGGAAGCTATATAGCAGCTTTAGCAGCTACAGAATTCGGGAAAATTGTAAGTAAACAGACGAAAATAGATATCATTCTTACCCCATTTGCGACAATTACAATTGGATTTCTCGTGGGTTCTTTAATTGGACCGCCAATTGGAAGCTTCATGACTGCGTTCGGAGAAGTGATTAATTGGGCTACTCTCCAACAGCCCTTTATTATGGGGATTCTTGTTGCTGTATTAATGGGACTCGCGTTGACTGCTCCCATTTCAAGTCTAGCCATTGCACTTATGCTTTCTCTCGAGGGAGTGGCAGCTGGAGCAGCTACTGTTGGCTGTGCAGCTCAAATGATAGGTTTTGCAACAATCAGTTACAAAGATAACGGTTTTGGCGGATTCATCGCTCAAGGAATAGGGACATCTATGCTTCAAATCGGAAATGTTGTCAAGAAGCCTCTAATTATTGCGCCTCCTACTATAGCGGGAGCAGTCCTGGCACCTATCGCTACGGTTTGGTTTACTTTAGAAAATAACGCGGCTGGTGCAGGAATGGGAACGAGCGGTCTAGTTGGACAGATCATGACTTTTGAAGCTATGGGATTCTCCTGGGAAATCGTTGGAATCATCTTTATTCTTCATTTCTTGGCGCCTGCTTTTATAAGCGGTGTGATCGCTATGTGGTTTAGAAGAAAGGGCTGGATACAGCCAGGAGACATGAGAATTGATTATGAGTAA
- a CDS encoding YtnP family quorum-quenching lactonase: MESMQIGRAKLTWLNGGVTHMDGGAMFGVVPKPLWSKKYPVNDKNQIELRTDPILVELDGKRLVIDSGMGNDKLTDKQKRNFGVKEESNIDRSLDELGLTRGDIDYVLMTHLHFDHACGLTMWDGEQLVPTFPHATIYTSETEWDEMRNPNIRSKNTYWEQNWKPVVEHVHTYDKSIEVLPGLQMVHTSGHSDGHSIILFEDEDETFIHMADIMPTHAHQNVLWALAYDDYPVTSVHEKQKWMGFGYERKAWYVFYHDAHYRALKFNENGEVMNSVKRQTYSYED; this comes from the coding sequence ATGGAGTCGATGCAGATTGGCCGCGCTAAGTTAACTTGGCTGAATGGCGGAGTCACGCATATGGATGGAGGCGCTATGTTTGGTGTCGTCCCGAAGCCGTTATGGAGTAAAAAGTATCCAGTCAATGATAAAAATCAGATTGAGCTTAGGACGGACCCGATATTAGTAGAGCTGGATGGAAAACGGTTGGTCATAGATTCTGGAATGGGAAACGATAAGCTGACAGACAAACAGAAGCGGAATTTTGGGGTGAAGGAAGAATCGAATATCGACCGGTCTTTAGATGAACTCGGTTTAACGAGAGGGGATATCGATTATGTTCTAATGACTCATCTGCACTTTGACCATGCATGTGGGCTTACGATGTGGGATGGTGAACAACTTGTTCCAACTTTTCCGCATGCAACCATTTATACGAGCGAGACTGAATGGGATGAAATGAGGAACCCTAACATACGATCCAAGAATACTTATTGGGAACAAAATTGGAAGCCCGTTGTTGAGCATGTACATACTTACGACAAGTCTATTGAAGTACTCCCAGGATTACAGATGGTCCACACGAGCGGGCATAGTGATGGTCACTCGATCATTTTGTTTGAAGATGAGGATGAAACTTTCATTCACATGGCGGATATTATGCCTACACACGCTCACCAAAACGTATTATGGGCGTTAGCCTATGATGATTATCCGGTCACATCAGTTCATGAAAAACAGAAATGGATGGGGTTTGGATATGAAAGAAAAGCCTGGTATGTTTTTTACCATGATGCCCATTACAGAGCATTAAAGTTCAATGAGAATGGTGAAGTCATGAACAGTGTGAAAAGACAAACTTATTCATATGAGGATTAA
- a CDS encoding PepSY domain-containing protein: protein MNWKKVAIAAGVGALAGYVVKEQLGNNQGVTPEKALKIAKEAFKKQGPISGSWIYMKPEELNKNGINYDVYRGGISKNQDGETSQFEFYIDTETGTIVDVAETTA from the coding sequence ATGAATTGGAAAAAAGTCGCAATAGCTGCTGGTGTAGGAGCACTTGCTGGCTATGTTGTAAAAGAGCAATTAGGTAACAATCAAGGAGTTACGCCTGAAAAAGCATTAAAGATTGCTAAAGAGGCTTTTAAAAAGCAAGGCCCAATCAGCGGGTCATGGATTTACATGAAACCTGAAGAACTGAATAAAAACGGCATCAACTACGATGTATATCGTGGCGGGATTTCCAAAAATCAAGACGGGGAAACATCTCAATTTGAATTTTATATTGATACTGAAACGGGTACGATCGTTGATGTAGCTGAAACCACTGCTTAA
- a CDS encoding thioredoxin family protein, translating into MITLESDQHLKELIESQPVILLFSADWCPDCKVIEPFIPELEDQFNDWSFVYVDRDQFIHVCAENDVFGIPSFVAFRDGEEVGRFVSKNRKTKEEIEEFLRKVSK; encoded by the coding sequence GTGATTACACTTGAATCCGATCAACATCTGAAAGAATTAATTGAATCTCAACCTGTTATTCTGCTCTTCTCCGCTGATTGGTGTCCAGATTGCAAAGTCATTGAACCATTCATTCCTGAACTAGAGGATCAGTTCAACGATTGGTCTTTCGTTTATGTAGATAGAGATCAATTCATACATGTCTGTGCAGAGAATGACGTCTTCGGCATACCAAGTTTCGTTGCTTTTAGAGATGGAGAAGAAGTAGGAAGATTTGTAAGCAAAAACAGAAAAACTAAAGAAGAGATTGAAGAATTCTTACGTAAAGTAAGTAAATAA
- a CDS encoding DNA translocase FtsK, which translates to MWNDFKNKLKKWFDETDKNDTPQPEKQREYERSEMNAKTRMTYRYPKQGEFRFPVIPDQSSNDHRSSQESKPEKRERRRNGQEKPHHEKYEEKKERTKDDRRSTKNRKEQKSELPETSSIPFTPTDVPSPIYGYHSRQLTVGLEKLENTVVPNKEQETRALDDAEWQELRKRLRSRVTEDKERTSRNALQRQFERNGKKEQSREDDPHTRSAEWAREEAATLETQRSLKEDHLSKVKERESPYGKDETEFRTENEQPITDWNDDTGTGKDDADFPDVLKEESSSIVREDNKKNLLTMEEDDDEDTDINESLSKNEQPVADNNLNDDEKDQLTEEYANEGETQQSAEAEENNIEKQEQMEESLTENESLAYKNGSNANETEFSIQNPVEERESKTFSEETEQPEESDNEEIEDTIKSNDENQNEHVDHSLGFIDSESSIEREIEVNDEVPIVEEKALEKDSEDQSTMETVQDKEIKEETSARSSNDVASNHSQSLIQTDEQKSVNESSPNQSEKPAEEKEGEKGQTPLRKKKRSQKRTVPFNVIMTPRDKRSRDKKPIPKQQEPKKENVEAQKTQEEVASESQAVKESYQTPLHLLEDPFRASDGDDQWIKDQMELLETTLRHFHVRAKVVNAMKGPTVTRFEVQPEPGVKVSKITNLADDIKLSMAARDIRIEAPIPGKQAVGIEVPNQQPQMVGLQEIFESEPFQGDNSPLSVGLGLDIGGDSVVTNLKKMPHGLIAGATGSGKSVCINTILISLLYKAHHEDVKFLLIDPKMVELAPYNDLPHLVSPVITDVKAATTALKWAVKEMEERYEKFVKEGVRDVERYNDKMIKSGRREEKMPYMVIVIDELADLMMVSPQDVEDSICRIAQKARACGMHLLLATQRPSVDVITGLIKANIPTRIAFSVSSQVDSRTIIDSGGAEKLLGKGDMLFVENGSGQPRRIQGAFVSDDEIERVTRHVKKIAPPNYLFHQEELMKQISSEEETDALFDEAVQFVVQQNGASASLLQRRFKVGYNRAARLIDQMEDYGIISEQKGSKPRDILLTEQQIQEMIE; encoded by the coding sequence ATGTGGAATGATTTTAAAAATAAACTGAAAAAATGGTTTGATGAAACTGATAAGAATGATACCCCTCAACCTGAAAAACAACGTGAGTATGAACGTAGTGAAATGAATGCTAAAACTAGAATGACATATCGATATCCCAAACAAGGAGAATTTCGTTTTCCGGTAATTCCGGACCAATCGTCGAATGACCATCGCAGCTCTCAGGAATCAAAGCCTGAGAAGAGAGAAAGAAGAAGAAATGGACAAGAAAAACCTCATCATGAAAAGTATGAGGAGAAGAAAGAAAGGACAAAAGATGATAGAAGGAGTACCAAGAATAGGAAGGAGCAGAAGTCTGAACTTCCTGAAACATCATCCATTCCTTTTACTCCAACAGATGTTCCTTCGCCAATCTATGGATATCACAGCCGACAATTGACTGTTGGTCTGGAAAAATTAGAAAATACGGTTGTACCCAATAAAGAACAAGAAACAAGAGCCCTGGATGATGCTGAATGGCAAGAACTTAGGAAACGCCTGCGGAGCAGGGTTACGGAAGATAAAGAACGTACCAGTCGAAATGCCCTTCAGAGACAGTTTGAGAGAAACGGGAAGAAAGAACAATCAAGAGAAGACGATCCACATACTCGCTCTGCTGAATGGGCAAGAGAAGAAGCTGCTACGCTAGAAACGCAGCGTTCTCTGAAAGAGGATCACTTATCTAAGGTGAAAGAAAGAGAAAGCCCTTACGGAAAAGATGAGACGGAGTTTCGTACAGAAAACGAACAACCGATAACAGATTGGAATGACGATACCGGTACAGGAAAGGACGACGCTGATTTTCCGGACGTTCTAAAAGAAGAGTCATCGTCGATTGTTAGAGAAGATAACAAAAAGAATTTATTAACCATGGAAGAAGATGATGATGAGGATACTGACATCAATGAAAGCCTGAGCAAGAATGAGCAGCCAGTTGCAGATAATAATTTAAACGATGATGAAAAAGATCAGCTGACTGAAGAATATGCAAATGAAGGGGAAACCCAACAGTCAGCAGAAGCTGAAGAAAATAATATTGAAAAACAAGAACAAATGGAAGAATCTCTGACTGAAAATGAGTCACTGGCTTACAAAAATGGCTCAAATGCTAATGAAACAGAATTCTCTATTCAGAACCCAGTCGAGGAAAGAGAAAGCAAAACGTTCTCTGAAGAGACAGAACAGCCAGAAGAAAGTGATAACGAAGAGATTGAAGATACAATTAAATCAAACGATGAAAACCAGAACGAGCATGTGGACCATAGCCTTGGTTTCATTGATTCGGAGTCATCTATTGAAAGAGAAATAGAAGTGAATGACGAAGTGCCAATTGTAGAAGAAAAGGCGTTGGAAAAGGATAGTGAAGATCAAAGCACTATGGAAACGGTCCAAGACAAGGAAATAAAAGAGGAGACATCTGCTCGAAGTTCTAATGATGTGGCTTCTAACCATTCACAATCTCTCATACAGACAGACGAGCAAAAGAGTGTAAACGAAAGTTCACCGAACCAAAGTGAAAAGCCTGCAGAAGAAAAAGAAGGTGAAAAAGGGCAAACTCCACTCAGGAAGAAGAAGAGATCACAAAAAAGAACCGTACCCTTTAATGTAATCATGACCCCAAGGGACAAGCGTTCTCGAGATAAAAAGCCTATCCCTAAGCAACAAGAACCGAAAAAAGAGAATGTAGAAGCACAAAAGACCCAAGAAGAGGTGGCATCAGAAAGTCAGGCGGTGAAAGAAAGTTACCAAACTCCTCTTCATTTACTAGAGGACCCTTTTAGGGCTTCAGATGGCGACGACCAATGGATTAAAGATCAGATGGAATTACTAGAAACGACCTTAAGACATTTTCACGTTCGTGCTAAAGTTGTCAATGCAATGAAAGGGCCGACAGTAACAAGGTTTGAAGTTCAGCCTGAGCCTGGAGTGAAGGTCAGTAAAATAACGAATCTTGCAGATGATATTAAGCTTAGCATGGCAGCAAGAGATATCCGTATTGAAGCTCCAATTCCAGGTAAACAAGCTGTAGGAATTGAAGTTCCGAACCAACAGCCGCAAATGGTTGGTCTCCAGGAAATTTTCGAATCAGAACCTTTCCAAGGAGACAACTCTCCGTTATCTGTAGGGCTAGGCTTGGATATTGGAGGAGATTCTGTCGTAACGAATTTGAAAAAGATGCCTCACGGATTAATTGCGGGTGCGACGGGATCTGGTAAAAGTGTTTGTATCAATACAATTTTGATCAGTCTTTTATATAAAGCTCACCATGAAGACGTGAAATTCCTGTTGATTGATCCAAAAATGGTAGAATTAGCACCTTATAATGATCTACCTCATCTCGTGTCTCCAGTAATTACGGATGTTAAGGCAGCAACGACTGCGTTGAAATGGGCGGTCAAGGAAATGGAAGAGCGCTATGAAAAATTCGTCAAGGAAGGCGTAAGGGATGTAGAGCGTTACAATGACAAGATGATTAAGAGTGGACGACGTGAAGAAAAAATGCCATATATGGTTATCGTCATTGATGAGCTGGCAGATTTAATGATGGTTTCCCCTCAAGATGTTGAGGATTCCATCTGTCGAATTGCTCAAAAAGCAAGAGCATGCGGCATGCACCTGCTACTTGCTACACAAAGACCTTCAGTTGACGTTATTACAGGCCTGATAAAAGCTAATATTCCAACTAGAATTGCGTTTAGCGTATCTTCACAGGTCGATTCTCGTACCATTATTGATTCTGGAGGTGCGGAAAAGCTTCTCGGCAAAGGAGATATGCTGTTTGTAGAGAACGGCTCAGGTCAGCCTCGTCGAATTCAAGGAGCATTTGTATCAGATGATGAAATTGAACGGGTTACACGCCATGTGAAGAAAATTGCTCCGCCTAACTATTTGTTCCATCAGGAAGAATTGATGAAGCAAATCTCTTCTGAGGAAGAGACAGATGCATTGTTTGATGAAGCCGTTCAATTTGTCGTTCAGCAAAATGGAGCAAGTGCCTCTCTTCTGCAGCGCCGATTCAAAGTAGGGTATAATCGAGCAGCGCGTTTAATTGATCAAATGGAAGACTACGGTATTATTTCAGAACAAAAAGGAAGTAAGCCAAGAGATATCTTGCTTACAGAGCAGCAAATACAGGAAATGATTGAATAA